One Loxodonta africana isolate mLoxAfr1 chromosome 4, mLoxAfr1.hap2, whole genome shotgun sequence genomic region harbors:
- the PCBP2 gene encoding poly(rC)-binding protein 2 isoform X12 — MDTGVIEGGLNVTLTIRLLMHGKEVGSIIGKKGESVKKMREESGARINISEGNCPERIITLAGPTNAIFKAFAMIIDKLEEDISSSMTNSTAASRPPVTLRLVVPASQCGSLIGKGGCKIKEIRESTGAQVQVAGDMLPNSTERAITIAGIPQSIIECVKQICVVMLESPPKGVTIPYRPKPSSSPVIFAGGQAYTIQGQYAIPQPDLTKLHQLAMQQSHFPMTHGNTGFSGIESSSPEVKGYWAGLDASAQTTSHELTIPNDLIGCIIGRQGAKINEIRQMSGAQIKIANPVEGSTDRQVTITGSAASISLAQYLINVRLSSETGGMGSS; from the exons GAAGTTGGCAGTATCATCGGAAAG AAAGGAGAATCAGTTAAGAAGATGCGCGAAGAG AGTGGTGCACGTATCAACATCTCAGAAGGGAATTGTCCTGAGAGAATTATCACTTTGGCTGGACCCACTAATGCCATCTTTAAAGCCTTTGCCATGATCATTGACAAACTGGAAGAG GACATCAGCAGCTCTATGACCAATAGCACAGCTGCCAGTAGACCCCCAGTCACCCTGAGGCTGGTGGTCCCTGCTAGTCAGTGTGGCTCTCTCATTGGGAAAGGTGGTTGCAAGATCAAGGAAATACGAGAG AGTACAGGGGCTCAGGTCCAGGTGGCCGGAGATATGCTCCCCAACTCAACTGAGCGGGCCATCACTATTGCTGGCATTCCGCAATCCATCATTGAGTGTGTCAAACAGATCTGCGTGGTCATGTTGGAG TCCCCCCCGAAGGGCGTGACCATCCCGTACCGGCCCAAGCCGTCCAGTTCTCCAGTCATCTTTGCAGGTGGTCAG GCCTATACCATTCAAGGACAGTATGCCATTCCACAGCCAGAT TTGACCAAGCTGCACCAGTTGGCAATGCAACAGTCTCATTTCCCTATGACGCACGGCAACACTGGATTCAGTG GCATTGAATCCAGCTCTCCAGAGGTGAAAGGCTATTGgg CAGGTTTGGATGCATCTGCTCAGACTACTTCTCATGAACTCACCATTCCAAATGAT TTGATTGGCTGCATAATCGGGCGTCAAGGCGCCAAAATCAATGAGATCCGTCAGATGTCTGGGGCGCAGATCAAAATTGCGAACCCAGTGGAAGGATCTACTGATAGGCAGGTTACCATCACTGGATCTGCTGCCAGCATTAGCCTGGCTCAATATCTAATCAATGTCAG GCTTTCCTCGGAGACAGGTGGCATGGGGAGCAGCTAG
- the PCBP2 gene encoding poly(rC)-binding protein 2 isoform X6 has protein sequence MDTGVIEGGLNVTLTIRLLMHGKFSSLQEVGSIIGKKGESVKKMREESGARINISEGNCPERIITLAGPTNAIFKAFAMIIDKLEEDISSSMTNSTAASRPPVTLRLVVPASQCGSLIGKGGCKIKEIRESTGAQVQVAGDMLPNSTERAITIAGIPQSIIECVKQICVVMLETLSQSPPKGVTIPYRPKPSSSPVIFAGGQDRYSTGSDSASFPHTTPSMCLNPDLEGPPLEAYTIQGQYAIPQPDLTKLHQLAMQQSHFPMTHGNTGFSAGLDASAQTTSHELTIPNDLIGCIIGRQGAKINEIRQMSGAQIKIANPVEGSTDRQVTITGSAASISLAQYLINVRLSSETGGMGSS, from the exons TTTTCTTCATTGCAGGAAGTTGGCAGTATCATCGGAAAG AAAGGAGAATCAGTTAAGAAGATGCGCGAAGAG AGTGGTGCACGTATCAACATCTCAGAAGGGAATTGTCCTGAGAGAATTATCACTTTGGCTGGACCCACTAATGCCATCTTTAAAGCCTTTGCCATGATCATTGACAAACTGGAAGAG GACATCAGCAGCTCTATGACCAATAGCACAGCTGCCAGTAGACCCCCAGTCACCCTGAGGCTGGTGGTCCCTGCTAGTCAGTGTGGCTCTCTCATTGGGAAAGGTGGTTGCAAGATCAAGGAAATACGAGAG AGTACAGGGGCTCAGGTCCAGGTGGCCGGAGATATGCTCCCCAACTCAACTGAGCGGGCCATCACTATTGCTGGCATTCCGCAATCCATCATTGAGTGTGTCAAACAGATCTGCGTGGTCATGTTGGAG actCTCTCCCAGTCCCCCCCGAAGGGCGTGACCATCCCGTACCGGCCCAAGCCGTCCAGTTCTCCAGTCATCTTTGCAGGTGGTCAG GACAGGTACAGCACAGGCAGCGACAGTGCGAGCTTTCCCCACACCACCCCGTCCATGTGCCTCAACCCTGACCTGGAGGGACCACCTCTAGAG GCCTATACCATTCAAGGACAGTATGCCATTCCACAGCCAGAT TTGACCAAGCTGCACCAGTTGGCAATGCAACAGTCTCATTTCCCTATGACGCACGGCAACACTGGATTCAGTG CAGGTTTGGATGCATCTGCTCAGACTACTTCTCATGAACTCACCATTCCAAATGAT TTGATTGGCTGCATAATCGGGCGTCAAGGCGCCAAAATCAATGAGATCCGTCAGATGTCTGGGGCGCAGATCAAAATTGCGAACCCAGTGGAAGGATCTACTGATAGGCAGGTTACCATCACTGGATCTGCTGCCAGCATTAGCCTGGCTCAATATCTAATCAATGTCAG GCTTTCCTCGGAGACAGGTGGCATGGGGAGCAGCTAG
- the PCBP2 gene encoding poly(rC)-binding protein 2 isoform X10 produces MDTGVIEGGLNVTLTIRLLMHGKFSSLQEVGSIIGKKGESVKKMREESGARINISEGNCPERIITLAGPTNAIFKAFAMIIDKLEEDISSSMTNSTAASRPPVTLRLVVPASQCGSLIGKGGCKIKEIRESTGAQVQVAGDMLPNSTERAITIAGIPQSIIECVKQICVVMLETLSQSPPKGVTIPYRPKPSSSPVIFAGGQAYTIQGQYAIPQPDLTKLHQLAMQQSHFPMTHGNTGFSGIESSSPEVKGYWAGLDASAQTTSHELTIPNDLIGCIIGRQGAKINEIRQMSGAQIKIANPVEGSTDRQVTITGSAASISLAQYLINVRLSSETGGMGSS; encoded by the exons TTTTCTTCATTGCAGGAAGTTGGCAGTATCATCGGAAAG AAAGGAGAATCAGTTAAGAAGATGCGCGAAGAG AGTGGTGCACGTATCAACATCTCAGAAGGGAATTGTCCTGAGAGAATTATCACTTTGGCTGGACCCACTAATGCCATCTTTAAAGCCTTTGCCATGATCATTGACAAACTGGAAGAG GACATCAGCAGCTCTATGACCAATAGCACAGCTGCCAGTAGACCCCCAGTCACCCTGAGGCTGGTGGTCCCTGCTAGTCAGTGTGGCTCTCTCATTGGGAAAGGTGGTTGCAAGATCAAGGAAATACGAGAG AGTACAGGGGCTCAGGTCCAGGTGGCCGGAGATATGCTCCCCAACTCAACTGAGCGGGCCATCACTATTGCTGGCATTCCGCAATCCATCATTGAGTGTGTCAAACAGATCTGCGTGGTCATGTTGGAG actCTCTCCCAGTCCCCCCCGAAGGGCGTGACCATCCCGTACCGGCCCAAGCCGTCCAGTTCTCCAGTCATCTTTGCAGGTGGTCAG GCCTATACCATTCAAGGACAGTATGCCATTCCACAGCCAGAT TTGACCAAGCTGCACCAGTTGGCAATGCAACAGTCTCATTTCCCTATGACGCACGGCAACACTGGATTCAGTG GCATTGAATCCAGCTCTCCAGAGGTGAAAGGCTATTGgg CAGGTTTGGATGCATCTGCTCAGACTACTTCTCATGAACTCACCATTCCAAATGAT TTGATTGGCTGCATAATCGGGCGTCAAGGCGCCAAAATCAATGAGATCCGTCAGATGTCTGGGGCGCAGATCAAAATTGCGAACCCAGTGGAAGGATCTACTGATAGGCAGGTTACCATCACTGGATCTGCTGCCAGCATTAGCCTGGCTCAATATCTAATCAATGTCAG GCTTTCCTCGGAGACAGGTGGCATGGGGAGCAGCTAG
- the PCBP2 gene encoding poly(rC)-binding protein 2 isoform X15, which produces MDTGVIEGGLNVTLTIRLLMHGKFSSLQEVGSIIGKKGESVKKMREESGARINISEGNCPERIITLAGPTNAIFKAFAMIIDKLEEDISSSMTNSTAASRPPVTLRLVVPASQCGSLIGKGGCKIKEIRESTGAQVQVAGDMLPNSTERAITIAGIPQSIIECVKQICVVMLETLSQSPPKGVTIPYRPKPSSSPVIFAGGQLTKLHQLAMQQSHFPMTHGNTGFSGIESSSPEVKGYWGLDASAQTTSHELTIPNDLIGCIIGRQGAKINEIRQMSGAQIKIANPVEGSTDRQVTITGSAASISLAQYLINVRLSSETGGMGSS; this is translated from the exons TTTTCTTCATTGCAGGAAGTTGGCAGTATCATCGGAAAG AAAGGAGAATCAGTTAAGAAGATGCGCGAAGAG AGTGGTGCACGTATCAACATCTCAGAAGGGAATTGTCCTGAGAGAATTATCACTTTGGCTGGACCCACTAATGCCATCTTTAAAGCCTTTGCCATGATCATTGACAAACTGGAAGAG GACATCAGCAGCTCTATGACCAATAGCACAGCTGCCAGTAGACCCCCAGTCACCCTGAGGCTGGTGGTCCCTGCTAGTCAGTGTGGCTCTCTCATTGGGAAAGGTGGTTGCAAGATCAAGGAAATACGAGAG AGTACAGGGGCTCAGGTCCAGGTGGCCGGAGATATGCTCCCCAACTCAACTGAGCGGGCCATCACTATTGCTGGCATTCCGCAATCCATCATTGAGTGTGTCAAACAGATCTGCGTGGTCATGTTGGAG actCTCTCCCAGTCCCCCCCGAAGGGCGTGACCATCCCGTACCGGCCCAAGCCGTCCAGTTCTCCAGTCATCTTTGCAGGTGGTCAG TTGACCAAGCTGCACCAGTTGGCAATGCAACAGTCTCATTTCCCTATGACGCACGGCAACACTGGATTCAGTG GCATTGAATCCAGCTCTCCAGAGGTGAAAGGCTATTGgg GTTTGGATGCATCTGCTCAGACTACTTCTCATGAACTCACCATTCCAAATGAT TTGATTGGCTGCATAATCGGGCGTCAAGGCGCCAAAATCAATGAGATCCGTCAGATGTCTGGGGCGCAGATCAAAATTGCGAACCCAGTGGAAGGATCTACTGATAGGCAGGTTACCATCACTGGATCTGCTGCCAGCATTAGCCTGGCTCAATATCTAATCAATGTCAG GCTTTCCTCGGAGACAGGTGGCATGGGGAGCAGCTAG
- the PCBP2 gene encoding poly(rC)-binding protein 2 isoform X13: MDTGVIEGGLNVTLTIRLLMHGKFSSLQEVGSIIGKKGESVKKMREESGARINISEGNCPERIITLAGPTNAIFKAFAMIIDKLEEDISSSMTNSTAASRPPVTLRLVVPASQCGSLIGKGGCKIKEIRESTGAQVQVAGDMLPNSTERAITIAGIPQSIIECVKQICVVMLETLSQSPPKGVTIPYRPKPSSSPVIFAGGQAYTIQGQYAIPQPDLTKLHQLAMQQSHFPMTHGNTGFSAGLDASAQTTSHELTIPNDLIGCIIGRQGAKINEIRQMSGAQIKIANPVEGSTDRQVTITGSAASISLAQYLINVRLSSETGGMGSS, encoded by the exons TTTTCTTCATTGCAGGAAGTTGGCAGTATCATCGGAAAG AAAGGAGAATCAGTTAAGAAGATGCGCGAAGAG AGTGGTGCACGTATCAACATCTCAGAAGGGAATTGTCCTGAGAGAATTATCACTTTGGCTGGACCCACTAATGCCATCTTTAAAGCCTTTGCCATGATCATTGACAAACTGGAAGAG GACATCAGCAGCTCTATGACCAATAGCACAGCTGCCAGTAGACCCCCAGTCACCCTGAGGCTGGTGGTCCCTGCTAGTCAGTGTGGCTCTCTCATTGGGAAAGGTGGTTGCAAGATCAAGGAAATACGAGAG AGTACAGGGGCTCAGGTCCAGGTGGCCGGAGATATGCTCCCCAACTCAACTGAGCGGGCCATCACTATTGCTGGCATTCCGCAATCCATCATTGAGTGTGTCAAACAGATCTGCGTGGTCATGTTGGAG actCTCTCCCAGTCCCCCCCGAAGGGCGTGACCATCCCGTACCGGCCCAAGCCGTCCAGTTCTCCAGTCATCTTTGCAGGTGGTCAG GCCTATACCATTCAAGGACAGTATGCCATTCCACAGCCAGAT TTGACCAAGCTGCACCAGTTGGCAATGCAACAGTCTCATTTCCCTATGACGCACGGCAACACTGGATTCAGTG CAGGTTTGGATGCATCTGCTCAGACTACTTCTCATGAACTCACCATTCCAAATGAT TTGATTGGCTGCATAATCGGGCGTCAAGGCGCCAAAATCAATGAGATCCGTCAGATGTCTGGGGCGCAGATCAAAATTGCGAACCCAGTGGAAGGATCTACTGATAGGCAGGTTACCATCACTGGATCTGCTGCCAGCATTAGCCTGGCTCAATATCTAATCAATGTCAG GCTTTCCTCGGAGACAGGTGGCATGGGGAGCAGCTAG
- the PCBP2 gene encoding poly(rC)-binding protein 2 isoform X7, whose product MDTGVIEGGLNVTLTIRLLMHGKFSSLQEVGSIIGKKGESVKKMREESGARINISEGNCPERIITLAGPTNAIFKAFAMIIDKLEEDISSSMTNSTAASRPPVTLRLVVPASQCGSLIGKGGCKIKEIRESTGAQVQVAGDMLPNSTERAITIAGIPQSIIECVKQICVVMLETLSQSPPKGVTIPYRPKPSSSPVIFAGGQDRYSTGSDSASFPHTTPSMCLNPDLEGPPLELTKLHQLAMQQSHFPMTHGNTGFSGIESSSPEVKGYWAGLDASAQTTSHELTIPNDLIGCIIGRQGAKINEIRQMSGAQIKIANPVEGSTDRQVTITGSAASISLAQYLINVRLSSETGGMGSS is encoded by the exons TTTTCTTCATTGCAGGAAGTTGGCAGTATCATCGGAAAG AAAGGAGAATCAGTTAAGAAGATGCGCGAAGAG AGTGGTGCACGTATCAACATCTCAGAAGGGAATTGTCCTGAGAGAATTATCACTTTGGCTGGACCCACTAATGCCATCTTTAAAGCCTTTGCCATGATCATTGACAAACTGGAAGAG GACATCAGCAGCTCTATGACCAATAGCACAGCTGCCAGTAGACCCCCAGTCACCCTGAGGCTGGTGGTCCCTGCTAGTCAGTGTGGCTCTCTCATTGGGAAAGGTGGTTGCAAGATCAAGGAAATACGAGAG AGTACAGGGGCTCAGGTCCAGGTGGCCGGAGATATGCTCCCCAACTCAACTGAGCGGGCCATCACTATTGCTGGCATTCCGCAATCCATCATTGAGTGTGTCAAACAGATCTGCGTGGTCATGTTGGAG actCTCTCCCAGTCCCCCCCGAAGGGCGTGACCATCCCGTACCGGCCCAAGCCGTCCAGTTCTCCAGTCATCTTTGCAGGTGGTCAG GACAGGTACAGCACAGGCAGCGACAGTGCGAGCTTTCCCCACACCACCCCGTCCATGTGCCTCAACCCTGACCTGGAGGGACCACCTCTAGAG TTGACCAAGCTGCACCAGTTGGCAATGCAACAGTCTCATTTCCCTATGACGCACGGCAACACTGGATTCAGTG GCATTGAATCCAGCTCTCCAGAGGTGAAAGGCTATTGgg CAGGTTTGGATGCATCTGCTCAGACTACTTCTCATGAACTCACCATTCCAAATGAT TTGATTGGCTGCATAATCGGGCGTCAAGGCGCCAAAATCAATGAGATCCGTCAGATGTCTGGGGCGCAGATCAAAATTGCGAACCCAGTGGAAGGATCTACTGATAGGCAGGTTACCATCACTGGATCTGCTGCCAGCATTAGCCTGGCTCAATATCTAATCAATGTCAG GCTTTCCTCGGAGACAGGTGGCATGGGGAGCAGCTAG
- the PCBP2 gene encoding poly(rC)-binding protein 2 isoform X17 — protein MDTGVIEGGLNVTLTIRLLMHGKEVGSIIGKKGESVKKMREESGARINISEGNCPERIITLAGPTNAIFKAFAMIIDKLEEDISSSMTNSTAASRPPVTLRLVVPASQCGSLIGKGGCKIKEIRESTGAQVQVAGDMLPNSTERAITIAGIPQSIIECVKQICVVMLESPPKGVTIPYRPKPSSSPVIFAGGQAYTIQGQYAIPQPDLTKLHQLAMQQSHFPMTHGNTGFSAGLDASAQTTSHELTIPNDLIGCIIGRQGAKINEIRQMSGAQIKIANPVEGSTDRQVTITGSAASISLAQYLINVRLSSETGGMGSS, from the exons GAAGTTGGCAGTATCATCGGAAAG AAAGGAGAATCAGTTAAGAAGATGCGCGAAGAG AGTGGTGCACGTATCAACATCTCAGAAGGGAATTGTCCTGAGAGAATTATCACTTTGGCTGGACCCACTAATGCCATCTTTAAAGCCTTTGCCATGATCATTGACAAACTGGAAGAG GACATCAGCAGCTCTATGACCAATAGCACAGCTGCCAGTAGACCCCCAGTCACCCTGAGGCTGGTGGTCCCTGCTAGTCAGTGTGGCTCTCTCATTGGGAAAGGTGGTTGCAAGATCAAGGAAATACGAGAG AGTACAGGGGCTCAGGTCCAGGTGGCCGGAGATATGCTCCCCAACTCAACTGAGCGGGCCATCACTATTGCTGGCATTCCGCAATCCATCATTGAGTGTGTCAAACAGATCTGCGTGGTCATGTTGGAG TCCCCCCCGAAGGGCGTGACCATCCCGTACCGGCCCAAGCCGTCCAGTTCTCCAGTCATCTTTGCAGGTGGTCAG GCCTATACCATTCAAGGACAGTATGCCATTCCACAGCCAGAT TTGACCAAGCTGCACCAGTTGGCAATGCAACAGTCTCATTTCCCTATGACGCACGGCAACACTGGATTCAGTG CAGGTTTGGATGCATCTGCTCAGACTACTTCTCATGAACTCACCATTCCAAATGAT TTGATTGGCTGCATAATCGGGCGTCAAGGCGCCAAAATCAATGAGATCCGTCAGATGTCTGGGGCGCAGATCAAAATTGCGAACCCAGTGGAAGGATCTACTGATAGGCAGGTTACCATCACTGGATCTGCTGCCAGCATTAGCCTGGCTCAATATCTAATCAATGTCAG GCTTTCCTCGGAGACAGGTGGCATGGGGAGCAGCTAG
- the PCBP2 gene encoding poly(rC)-binding protein 2 isoform X2, producing the protein MDTGVIEGGLNVTLTIRLLMHGKFSSLQEVGSIIGKKGESVKKMREESGARINISEGNCPERIITLAGPTNAIFKAFAMIIDKLEEDISSSMTNSTAASRPPVTLRLVVPASQCGSLIGKGGCKIKEIRESTGAQVQVAGDMLPNSTERAITIAGIPQSIIECVKQICVVMLETLSQSPPKGVTIPYRPKPSSSPVIFAGGQDRYSTGSDSASFPHTTPSMCLNPDLEGPPLEAYTIQGQYAIPQPDLTKLHQLAMQQSHFPMTHGNTGFSGIESSSPEVKGYWGLDASAQTTSHELTIPNDLIGCIIGRQGAKINEIRQMSGAQIKIANPVEGSTDRQVTITGSAASISLAQYLINVRLSSETGGMGSS; encoded by the exons TTTTCTTCATTGCAGGAAGTTGGCAGTATCATCGGAAAG AAAGGAGAATCAGTTAAGAAGATGCGCGAAGAG AGTGGTGCACGTATCAACATCTCAGAAGGGAATTGTCCTGAGAGAATTATCACTTTGGCTGGACCCACTAATGCCATCTTTAAAGCCTTTGCCATGATCATTGACAAACTGGAAGAG GACATCAGCAGCTCTATGACCAATAGCACAGCTGCCAGTAGACCCCCAGTCACCCTGAGGCTGGTGGTCCCTGCTAGTCAGTGTGGCTCTCTCATTGGGAAAGGTGGTTGCAAGATCAAGGAAATACGAGAG AGTACAGGGGCTCAGGTCCAGGTGGCCGGAGATATGCTCCCCAACTCAACTGAGCGGGCCATCACTATTGCTGGCATTCCGCAATCCATCATTGAGTGTGTCAAACAGATCTGCGTGGTCATGTTGGAG actCTCTCCCAGTCCCCCCCGAAGGGCGTGACCATCCCGTACCGGCCCAAGCCGTCCAGTTCTCCAGTCATCTTTGCAGGTGGTCAG GACAGGTACAGCACAGGCAGCGACAGTGCGAGCTTTCCCCACACCACCCCGTCCATGTGCCTCAACCCTGACCTGGAGGGACCACCTCTAGAG GCCTATACCATTCAAGGACAGTATGCCATTCCACAGCCAGAT TTGACCAAGCTGCACCAGTTGGCAATGCAACAGTCTCATTTCCCTATGACGCACGGCAACACTGGATTCAGTG GCATTGAATCCAGCTCTCCAGAGGTGAAAGGCTATTGgg GTTTGGATGCATCTGCTCAGACTACTTCTCATGAACTCACCATTCCAAATGAT TTGATTGGCTGCATAATCGGGCGTCAAGGCGCCAAAATCAATGAGATCCGTCAGATGTCTGGGGCGCAGATCAAAATTGCGAACCCAGTGGAAGGATCTACTGATAGGCAGGTTACCATCACTGGATCTGCTGCCAGCATTAGCCTGGCTCAATATCTAATCAATGTCAG GCTTTCCTCGGAGACAGGTGGCATGGGGAGCAGCTAG
- the PCBP2 gene encoding poly(rC)-binding protein 2 isoform X14, giving the protein MDTGVIEGGLNVTLTIRLLMHGKFSSLQEVGSIIGKKGESVKKMREESGARINISEGNCPERIITLAGPTNAIFKAFAMIIDKLEEDISSSMTNSTAASRPPVTLRLVVPASQCGSLIGKGGCKIKEIRESTGAQVQVAGDMLPNSTERAITIAGIPQSIIECVKQICVVMLETLSQSPPKGVTIPYRPKPSSSPVIFAGGQLTKLHQLAMQQSHFPMTHGNTGFSGIESSSPEVKGYWAGLDASAQTTSHELTIPNDLIGCIIGRQGAKINEIRQMSGAQIKIANPVEGSTDRQVTITGSAASISLAQYLINVRLSSETGGMGSS; this is encoded by the exons TTTTCTTCATTGCAGGAAGTTGGCAGTATCATCGGAAAG AAAGGAGAATCAGTTAAGAAGATGCGCGAAGAG AGTGGTGCACGTATCAACATCTCAGAAGGGAATTGTCCTGAGAGAATTATCACTTTGGCTGGACCCACTAATGCCATCTTTAAAGCCTTTGCCATGATCATTGACAAACTGGAAGAG GACATCAGCAGCTCTATGACCAATAGCACAGCTGCCAGTAGACCCCCAGTCACCCTGAGGCTGGTGGTCCCTGCTAGTCAGTGTGGCTCTCTCATTGGGAAAGGTGGTTGCAAGATCAAGGAAATACGAGAG AGTACAGGGGCTCAGGTCCAGGTGGCCGGAGATATGCTCCCCAACTCAACTGAGCGGGCCATCACTATTGCTGGCATTCCGCAATCCATCATTGAGTGTGTCAAACAGATCTGCGTGGTCATGTTGGAG actCTCTCCCAGTCCCCCCCGAAGGGCGTGACCATCCCGTACCGGCCCAAGCCGTCCAGTTCTCCAGTCATCTTTGCAGGTGGTCAG TTGACCAAGCTGCACCAGTTGGCAATGCAACAGTCTCATTTCCCTATGACGCACGGCAACACTGGATTCAGTG GCATTGAATCCAGCTCTCCAGAGGTGAAAGGCTATTGgg CAGGTTTGGATGCATCTGCTCAGACTACTTCTCATGAACTCACCATTCCAAATGAT TTGATTGGCTGCATAATCGGGCGTCAAGGCGCCAAAATCAATGAGATCCGTCAGATGTCTGGGGCGCAGATCAAAATTGCGAACCCAGTGGAAGGATCTACTGATAGGCAGGTTACCATCACTGGATCTGCTGCCAGCATTAGCCTGGCTCAATATCTAATCAATGTCAG GCTTTCCTCGGAGACAGGTGGCATGGGGAGCAGCTAG